A window of Blautia argi genomic DNA:
AGTATTCTATGGGAAGGGAGTCTGCCAAGTAAGGAAGAGATGGAGAAAATGAAACAGGAAGGTTATCTGTTTCGTGCTGTAGAAGGTGGATGGAAGATTTGTTTAAAGCTGCATAATACACCTACGGGAACATGGTATGCAGATAACTTCTCAAAATCATTTTTAAAAGAAGTGGAATTGCATCAATATCTGGAAGAGGTTGAAAAACGGGCAACATGGTTTGAGGTTCCAAGTAAAGAATTACGAGTATACGAAGCAGGACAGATACTGGAAAAGCCTGAGAGTAAAGAAGAGCGTATCTGTATGGAAGTATTACGAGATACAAAGAACCATTCCCGTCTTTTATTGAAAACTAATCAGACAGAAGCATACCAACTGGGGAGTTCTGCAATCCCGACTTTAGAAAGCAGGGCCAGAATCAGCGGTGCGGCATTGTCCAGTGTAGAGCCTGCGGTACTTGCGGAAATCCTGAATCAGTGTTTGAAAGTCGCAAAAGGGAAAGCATTGCTCCGTGTTTCAGAAGGAAAGGTTCGGGCAGTGCATTCAGCAGAAAAAAACGGGTATCAGGTATATCCCTTACCGGAGGTTTTTATGCTTGCCAGTGTTTACATACGTGGAGAGTATAAAAAGAGTACCTTTTTAGAAGGGTATGCGGACCAGACTATGGTATCGGCAATCTGGCAGATTGAAGATCATCGGCTGGAAGAAGTGTATGGGGAAATCATGGAAAAGTATGGAAAGCAGGTAAAAGAGAAACTTACAGCTACCATACGCATCACATCTTCCGATGTGGCAGCATCAGGTGCCAATATTTTTTACAGCCTGATGGAGGGACAACGAAAGATTGCATTAGGAACGGATATGCGGATGCGGCACAATAATTCTGTGGAATTTCAACAGTTTACGGAAAATCTGCTTTCAACTTTTGAATGCTATAAAAATGCATTGAAAGGGACGGTGGAAAAACTGTGTGCTATTTCTATTGAGTATCCAGTCAATACCATGATTGGAATTATGACAAAACAAGGGTTTGGGAAAAAGAATGTTGCAGAGATCGTAGACCGCTTTAAAGCAACCTTTGGTGATGCACCCTGCACCGCATACGAAGTGTATTGTGGGATTGGGGAAATTCTTTTCCTGGCACAGAGCAAGGGAATATCCGGCAGAACTATGGTGGAGCTGGAAGAAAAAGTTGCCAAATGCACGAGTATGAAGTGGAGAGAATATGACATTCCCGGAGATCTTGCTTATTAGGGGAAGATCAGAAAAATTAAATTTGGGTTACCGTATATATAGGAGAGAAAAGAATATGGATTATAAAAAAGGAAAGAAAGAACTGGGAATTTATTACGCAAATATGCTGGTTTCCATTGCAGAAGAGATCTCTGCAAAGAACACAGGAAAAGGAAAGACGGGAATACAAGGAATCTTTTCCGCTTTACAAAAGCGTGGGACAGTCCGCAGAAATATGACATATCTGGTCACACACTGGATTTACAGATTGTCACTGTTTACACCATGGGAAGAGGAAGAACTTTGGGCAGTAGATATGGCAAGAGAAGCGTTCTCCTGTCCTGTGATACTTCCAACATGCAGCAGAAAGAATATTTTCAGAATCCGGAAGATAGAAGGAGAACCAGAAAAACGGCTGGAAGCAATTTTAAGACAGCTAACAGATTCCGACAAAGATCAGTTTATGAAAGCATTTTGGCTGGAACTTGTAACTATGAAGAAAGAGAAACAGCAGGTACTTACAGAATTTTTATTGGAATGGCTGTGGGTAGCATGTGGGAAAGAACAGGCAATGGAAAGAATACGGTATTGGGCATCTTCATACTGTCTTCCATTTGCATAAAAATGAAAAGAAAAGGAGAAAAAGAATATGAGAAATGTACCAGAATGGACGAAAGGAAATGCATTTGCAAAACGTTTTTTTAAGTGGCTTAGGAGAAAGAACAAGCCAGCCCTTTTGACATGGGAGAATGTGTTTACCAAGACTTTCAACAGAGAATTTACCTTTGTGTATATGGGAACAAACCTTGAAAACAGAGCCAGTCATTTATATCAGGGGATGGAATTTGTCGGGATTTTCAACCAAAAGACGTTTGAATTTACAGATGTATCCTACGCCTTGCGTGCTTTGTTAAATATTCCGGAAGGAAAAAATTTCCGGTTCCAGCGTGGATGTATGCGCTGCCTGGAACAGAAGGTTCAGGAATATGCCCAAAAGAAACTGGAGAAAGGAAAAAAGGATATTGTGATCACCGCAGTTGAAAGAGCAGCAGTCGCATGGAAATATCGGGAATTGATTGAAAAGACAGCAGGAGATGTGATTTTTGAAAAAAATTCTGTAACAGACCGATTACTCCCACAACAGGACTTTGCTTTCGATGGAGAAACGTATGTATTTGACAATTGGATGTACTTTTGCTATTTAAGAAACCGAAAGGCTGTCATCCGCAGGTTTGGAAGATACTGGGCAAAAGAACTGCAGAACAGGGAAGTCATGCGTCAGATTTTTGAAACAGAAGTAAACAACAAAGCAAAGTTTTTGATGAAGAAACAACCGGAGAGGATTGAAAAAATCAGAGCCCTGAGAAAATCGTTGGAGCAGGTGCATCATACCGTAATTGTAGTTGTAAGAGGGAGACAAGGTGTTTTTGAATATTTCCACATCGATGCAGAGGTATTAAAAAATACAACCGGAAAGTACCCACTCAGTCAGGTATCTGGACAAGAAAAGAAACGTCTGAAAGAAAAGTACGGGGCAAATAAGGTATGGGACGTAGAAGAAATCTATCAGGTAGGAGCAAGGGATATCTGGTATTACAATGTCATGGCAGAACAGAAACAGGCTGCTTAATTGAAAGAACAGGAGGACATAGGATGGAAAACAAAGAAACAATGAATTTACAGCAAAAACTAATTGCAATTTCAAACGAAATGCCAAAGCTGTTAAAAAAGCATTATTCAGACGAAGTGGATTATGATTTTGTAAAGATTGATGATATCTTTGAACTTTTAAATCCGGCGTTTACGAAGCACCACATCTGTTTGCAGGAATTAGAAGAGACAGATGCAGCTTACAGTAAAGTAGATGGCAGCTGGATTTATACAGCAAAACTTACATTTTTTATTGTCAATGCGGACTGTTTGGAGGAAAAAGAGCGAGTAAGTATTCAGCTGGTGGGAGACCATCTGGACTCTCCTGCAAAGGCGAAAGGAGCAGCATGGACGTATGGGTTTAAATACTTCTTCCTGTATAAATTCCGTATGAAACAGGAAACGGAAGATCCGGATATGAAGGGGACACCAAATGGACCTGATAAATCAAAGGAAAGGGTGGAATATAAAAAATCCGAAGTGCCGGTAAAGCCACAGAAACCGGAAAAAAAGGCTTCTGATGTAATTGCAGACAGTCCTTTAGCGCAACCGCCGCAGGAAGATAAGAAAAGAAACAAAGATACTATAATACAGGCAGATTTTTTCCCAGATCCTGCAGCTTTTTTAGAAGAAAGTGAAGAGGCAGAAACAGCGGAAGATATGAAAGTGCAAGAAACAAAGAGGTTGGAAAAACAATCTTCAGAAGCAGCAGAAGTAGTTCATCATCAGGAAACAGCAGAACAGGAAGTACTGTTAGAGGAAACTCAGCCAGATTCATTGACAAACGAGGGAAAAGACATTTTAGATTCTTCTTCCATAGAAGATTTAAAAGACGAAAAACCGGAGAGGGAACCAAACGAAAACAATCTGGAAGAAAAATCAAAAGAGGGGAAGAAAGGGCCGAAGGAGTCGGGCTTGCAATCTCATAAGAAAAAGGAAGAGGACGGTTTTGGACAGATGAACCTTTTGGATTTTTCAGCACAACAGACAAAGGAAGCAGAAGTTCAAGAGACAGAAAGCAGTGAAACAAAAGCAGCAGATACAGCTCAGGAGATTGCGGAAGAAAAGGAAATGAAAGAGAAATCTTCCGTTTCTGCTCCATCAGAAGATTTTGAAGAGGCGAAAGAAGAAGTTCCCTTTGAAGAAATAGATGAAGAAGACTTTTTCTTGCAGTTACAAAGAGATATGGAAAGTGAAGCGGAGAAGAAACCTCTGACAGTAGAAGCGGCAAAAAAGGTAATCTGTCCGTATGCGTTGTTTGAAGGAAAGTCATTTGGTGAAATGCTTGGGACAGAAGCGGGATATCGGCAGTTACAATGGTTTGCAAACGAATACAGAGGTTCTGATTTTAAAATGAAAGAAGCAGCTCAGCTTTTACTGGAAGATTGTGAACAGAAAGCTGCTTAAAAGATTAACTATTAGGAAGAGGTGTGCTGGCCATGCCTTTTCCGACTTTTGTAAGGGGATATTTCCAGAAAGGTAAAAAGGATATGAAAAAAAGAAAGCGTACAGATTCTTATCCAGTTGCCCCATTCACTATTTTTGATGTCGCAAACATGCTGGATATGGAATTTTTGGAAAACTGCAAAAATGGATATCAGGTAAAGGATGTCCAGAATGCAGCCAATGTTGTCTGTCCATTTTGTGGAGATGCAAGAGGGAAGGCAAGCATCTGTGTCTGTGCAGAAGGGAAAATCATTAATGTTTTCCATTGCTTTGATTGTGGAACTGGTCATAATATGCTGACACTTTATGCAGAACTTTGTCATCTGACGGGAAAGGACCGGTATAAAAAGGCATATCGGGAAATTTATAGAAGAAAGCAGGAGGAACCCGGCAGAAAGAAAAAGACAAGGGAAGCAATGCAGGAAGAAAGCCAGGGGATAAAAAAACAGGCAAGGAAACAGAAGGAACGCATGGCAGAACCTGTGGATGCAGAACAACGGCATCATGTTTATAAAAAAATGCTCTCTTATCTGAAACTGAAGGAATATCACCGCAAAGATTTGGAAAGAAGAGGTGTGAATGCAGAGATTATCCGGCGTATGGAAGAAAAAGGATATAAAAGTACCAGTAAGGAGGAATCTCAACAGATTGCCAGGAGACTGATAAAGCAGGGATTACGCTTGGAAGGCGTTCCCGGATTTTATATCAATCGGGAAGGAGACTGGGATCTGAATTTCTATGAAGGAAACAGCGGGTATCTTTGTCCTGTTTATACAGTAGACGGATATCTGGCAGGATTCCAGATACGATTGGACAACCCAAAGGGAAAAAATAAATATGTATGGCTTTCCAGTGCAAATCAAAAGAAAGGGTGTGGGATCAGCAGTATTGTAGGGATATCGGGAAAAGCAGAAGGAAATGAGATTTATGTGACCGAAGGAATTTTAAAAGCAGAGATTGCCCATCAGGTATCAGGAAAAACGTTCCTTGGGAATCCGGGAATTGGAAATTGGAGAGATTTGTATGAGGTTTTACAAGCATTAAAAAAGCGTGGTCTCTCCCATGTGGAAGAAGTCTATGACAT
This region includes:
- a CDS encoding ERF family protein; translated protein: MENKETMNLQQKLIAISNEMPKLLKKHYSDEVDYDFVKIDDIFELLNPAFTKHHICLQELEETDAAYSKVDGSWIYTAKLTFFIVNADCLEEKERVSIQLVGDHLDSPAKAKGAAWTYGFKYFFLYKFRMKQETEDPDMKGTPNGPDKSKERVEYKKSEVPVKPQKPEKKASDVIADSPLAQPPQEDKKRNKDTIIQADFFPDPAAFLEESEEAETAEDMKVQETKRLEKQSSEAAEVVHHQETAEQEVLLEETQPDSLTNEGKDILDSSSIEDLKDEKPEREPNENNLEEKSKEGKKGPKESGLQSHKKKEEDGFGQMNLLDFSAQQTKEAEVQETESSETKAADTAQEIAEEKEMKEKSSVSAPSEDFEEAKEEVPFEEIDEEDFFLQLQRDMESEAEKKPLTVEAAKKVICPYALFEGKSFGEMLGTEAGYRQLQWFANEYRGSDFKMKEAAQLLLEDCEQKAA